In Anopheles bellator chromosome 2, idAnoBellAS_SP24_06.2, whole genome shotgun sequence, the genomic stretch GTTAGCGGAAATCTTtcgaaaagagaaaacattaATTCCCTCGGCACCAGGAAGATTTATTGACCTTGTTGATTAACTAGCACCTACTTCTAGAGCCTTACGAATTCATCACACCGCTCAGCGTGATCCTGCCGCTTCCAGTGCCCATCATCCGCGATCGCCAAACTGGCTGGGGCCAAGCCAAGACCTCACCTCGAGTGGGCGAAGGATTCCCTGCGGGATGctccgacgtcgtcgtcggccggttgCTCAAGTGCTACGCCCGTGTGCGCACCATAATTTCGTCATAAAAGCGAAAAACTTTTGCGataaaacttttacttttatcATTTACATTGGGGAACACATCCCGTCCGCTTTAATGCGGTAGCAATTGAAATGGAAGTATGCCCTCAAAAGCAAACGGCCCGCACAATGCCTGGCCCACAGCCCAGGATCTCCAGCGGGATTTTGGTTACCTTTGACCAATGCACTACGTCATGAACATCATCGTGTCCTTAATGGCAGAGCTTTTTTTGTAGAGGTCCGTTTTCTAGCCACACACCGTTCGTGCTGCAAATGGAGTAAAGTATTTGAAAGTATTTGCCTCGAGGCTCAAATACCAGCGGCATCGTGGCTCTGCAATGCCGCAAAGGAGAGCATTTTACAAGTTTATTAAAGCACCACGTTAATACAGAGCCTTGCTTGTTTGGAATCAACGGGGCCTTAATGGTGCGTTCTGCACAGCAAACACTTGCTAGCCAGAGGCAAACCACAAAGGCAAACACAACCGACCGTACAGCTCGCTCGTTGGCCGGGTTCAAACTTTTGTATTTGTTTcccattgattgatttaatcgATTGCTTGAtggcaaaaatcaatatgTTGTTTATCAGCAGATCCCAAGTTGCGAGGGTAACAAGAACAACATCCAAATCAAACGGTTTATTGTTGCAAACGTGTTCAATCGAACAGAGAACAAACAGGATAACGGTTGAACGCAGCCATAAAACGCCTTCATTATGACCACATGAAGCCTGGGGTAAAGCGTTCCTTTTTTACACTGTTCCAAACTAATTTTGCCCTCACCTCGTTCTAGTCATTTAATTAGCCTAAACTCGGCCACTTCAACTTCGAAAGCCAAAGGCCCCTCGGACGTGCTTCGTTTTAGTTTCCTTCGCGAAGCAATTTCCATGGAAGGACTTTCGTGAGCGGACTGAGAGAGGCACCGCGGCATATGCATATGCAATTTATGCTCGGTTCAGCGTTGGTTACATCTTTTGCAATGCACCGCACACAATGCACCACAAAAAATACGCTCCATTTTTATGAATATTGAACAATGGCGTTGAATAGcttcgctgctgccgctggccggtTGTTGGTCGGTTTCCAACGGTTCGAGTTCCGAAAATGTGTTTGCCATGGAAATTGGTGAATGCTACGCGTATTTTTCCACACTTTTGGATACCATTTCTCTAGTAACAGCAATCCAATCAACTCGCGAATGCATCGCGAACATGTCCAAGCATTTTCCATCAATATTAGATTTTTCGCTTATTTAATAAATCCCGCCCGTTTTCTTTGTCGATTGCAGTGTCATGCCCTCCGCCGCTCAAGCCGCGCGATTTTGTGCTGCAGCGTTCCTGGCTCGATACCGGTCCGCAGGGTGAACAGATGCTACTTTCTCGCTCGGTCCCGCACAAGAACTATCCGCCCAAGAAAGGATACGTACGGTAAGCGAGAGGTGGGATCAATCACTTTACAGCGACGGTTTAAAACGGTGTGTTCTATTCCCTGTTGAACAATCTAGCGCAATGTCGTACATCACGGGCTTTGTGCTGCGCATGAAGGAGAACTCTAAGACTGGCTGCACCCTGAAGTACGTGGCGCACTGCGACCCGCAGGGCACGCTGCCACCGTGGCTCGTGAACAAGGTTACCCACACGCTAGGGCCCCGCATGGTGAAGGACCTCAAGAAGGCGGCCCTCGGGTACACGGGCTGGAAGCAGAGCCAGCCGCACCTACGGAAACCGTGGCGCTACCCGGAGGAAATCCGCTGCCCCCGGATATCCATCGATGACGTGAGTGACCTTAACGTAGTCAGTTCACCAGGACTCTCCCCTGGCCAGCTAGTAATCAAAGTGAACAAATTTCATTGCAGTGCCTCGAAAAGGTTCCGGAACCGTCGGCGATTGCATTATCGTCCGGTCACTCAACCCCttcgcaccagcagcaaccaatCCCCAGTCAACAACAGTCCCAGCCACAGACGCCAACGCAACGGAAGCTCCCCCAGCAGCTGAAGGCCCAAACCAACGGCCGGGTGCTGCCGATTATGCACAAAAAAGCCCAATCAACTCCCGCGTCACCGGTGGTCGAGGATGCAAAGTTCCTGAAGCGGGACGAGCTGCTGAAGCTCCGGCTGGCCGAACAGCTGGGCAAggacgagaagaagaaaccgaagcCCGACGGCAACAAGGAGCCCGTCAAAAGCAGCAAGGAGCTGGAGAAGGAGGCCAAGGCGGCCGCCAAGGAAAGTAAAAAGGCGACCAAAGCGGCCGCCAAGGAAGCGGAGGCGCTGGCGAAGAAGGACCGCAAAGAGAAAGGGCTCACCAAGCGGCGATCGCTGTTGAACCTGAAGTTTTAAAAAGTTGGCTCCCAACTGGCTCGACGACAAGGACGCGAGTGCTTCCGCTgcgaaacgcacacacgccgtAGGTTAGTTTCTCACGGCGAGATGTCGCCACCgtgcgccagcgaaacaatggaaacggCACCCTGGCCTGGCGGCGCGCGTCACACGAAACAATACAATAAACCGCAGAAAGGAtacgaaacatttcaattttaaaataccaCGTTGCCAGCGGGTTTTTACCACGGAACTAACGAACGGGAAGGTTCTATGTGCGCGCCGATCCGTAGATAGTCGAACAATGTTAGTGTTAATAGTTTGTCTACTTATCGAGGCAGCACCTAGTTCGGTATTCTCTGtaggaaaacacaaaaaactgaaGCCCAAGAGCTTACTTTGTGGTCCGTGCGTGGCTGTAGCAAATTCGTCCAGAATTGACGACACGCTAAATTCTCGCGGAATACTGTTGACGGGGATTCTTCTAGgacttcaacaacaacagtggtTAGAACTTCTGTACTGTAAGCTGAAACATCCCTGATCTTCGGATTCGAGTACCTCGAACCCTGCAAAAGGGATATCGATCGTTTCGCCTTCTGTTCTGGGCCGTTCAAGCAGCTTACTACTCTTCTAGCAACGGGAGCCACTCTTGTAAATGTTCTCTTAACAACGACCCTCTGTACATGTTGTTTCGAAAAGTAGACGTAAACAAGCGAAGCCATCGGAAACAAAGTGATAACAAATTTAGAAGCCTCCACGAACCGGGTGGTTCCGGGACTGCTGGGACTGACAGACCCGCCGTACCGAAGGCGTTATTGTAAACTATCCtatctctctccttctctctttgCCCTTGTTGCTCTACCGATCATCGAGTGAGAAACCGCGGACAGCCGGAACCCAAAAGGGCGTCCGTCTGCTCTTCGTGGGCGAAGACACTGTGCGGGGACAAAGTAAACCAAACGAAGACTTTTCTCCAACAAACCCAATACGCATACCGAAACGGCGAAAAAGTATTTAGCAAATAATGACGATCAGTAGGAAACCTTCGCCACCCGTTTTTCCCGAGGCCTTTGCTCCATTTTTCTCAACTAATACAACACAACCGTTTTCTCGGATAACGATTTCAGTATGAACTCAACGAAAAGCTATAGAAACTCTGTTCTGATGAGCacaagaagcagaagagcGAACGCAGCCAAAATCGCTGGACGCGAAACGGGTGTCAATAGTTAGGAGCTAAAGAAAATCGGGCGAATCCGCATCAGGGCCCCAAGGAGGGTGGCCCTACCTACAATTAACTTTCGAGTtgtgaaccgaacgaacgaaggcgaggcgaggcgggTTGCCCGAGCGGGAGAGAGTtggccgtttttatgctgcgaaaCCCGGTGAAAAGCCCGGCGGGTGCATGTCTTATGAAAAATCGTAAATTGTCAATCACAGGCCTGATCAATTATGCATAAAGCAGGCGGCGGcgaatgttgttgctgtttgttcgGTGTGTATGTCCAGCATAAGGACAATAGTTGGCCagctcgctcactcgctctctttctctttctctctcacttgCCGTGGTGGGTTGATTTCAATATCAGTGTAAATGTGTGTATCTGTATGTACGTGTGACatgtttcaatatttgtgcCCCATTTTGCGTGCAAATTGCTAAACGCACGCACGTTAGGACCCGAGTCTGTGAATTAGCACAATGTGTGTTGTTGAGCATTGCGAAGCGCAATTAATCGGGGAGGGCAAGTTGAGGTGTGCAGTAGGTagtctggcggcggcggcggctgagCCTGACGTTAAGCGCTGTGAACCTTTCGTGCAGGGAACCCActatcgaaacgaaaccaacacAAATCACTGTACTGTATAGTTGCGTTGGAGTTGTAGgttgttgaaataaaacaaatcccCTAAAAGTATAATCTCACAGATTTTGCGGTGTTTTGCTAGattatttcacaaaaaaaaaaaatgagaagCATTGTGCAACAAAATTTAGGAACTTTCGAATAGTTTccttattttaatttcaagaTGTAATTCGGCGGGGGAGGATGTAATTCGTTAACGGGAGGGAGATGTAATTCGTTAATGCGCTTCTTGGTGGGGAGTGGGGAAATGCCTTTCACAACTCCCCAAATCCGCGGTGAAAATGTGCTATGTCTACTAGACCTGCTGCTAGTATCGAGTCTGCTAAAATTCATACTTGACCTGCTCGAATAATACAACCTTCATAGCCTGCTCgactatttaaaaaaaatgaccGTTACTGGTGAGGTCGCTACAAAAAGCATCGCAAGTTAACAGAGCAATAAGATGCTCAGTGGTGCAACGTATTGATTGGTCCAAAGACACCCTTCGACAGAGTAGAATGCGATGCCCGTCGAATAAATCAAGCCCACTTCGGCAGCCTCTTATTTCACTCGACTGACAAGCGGATTAGCATCGGACGTACGATAAGAGTGGACCACGTTCTGCGAACCACGGCCTGGCTCCATTATTCCTGCCGGCTTATCAACCGAAATGTATCAATAGCCGTCTGAAGTGCCCTAGTGCGCCCTTTGCCACGCGGAGGTGGAAATTTATGGTCACCAGTCTCGCTTATCGCTAAGCTTAACCCGAGGTGTAAAATTGATCCGAATGTTTTAGAATTGCCATGTTCgaaaaatatcacaaaaactgtgttccgattttcttttcggaaGAAAACGGGGAAAGCTACACAAACCGCACGAAATAATGATCACCCCAAAAACGAATTTCGAGGCAACGGAAACGAAAGTGCAACACAGGAAATAAAACCGACTTTATGCTCTAGCATAATATTGTTGCAGCACTTAAATATTCCTACCACCATGTGGACTgaagccgacgacgatgacagaCGATGACGTCCAGTCCATATGGTGTCCATCCGTAGCCCGGAAGGGGGCCAGCAATAAAAGGGGCAACCCCACAAGTTTACCCAACACCAACGACccaaaccgggaccgggagttCGCAGCCCGCCCGGGAGCATCAAAATGGTGTCATCGTCCCATCGTTGCCATGCCGGAGCCGAGCCATTTTCGCGACTCCGTTTTCGCCTGCGCATGGCGGACCCGGGCGGCCGCGAAGTGGCGCGAAAACTGTGTGGCAGTGAACAGTGAAGAAGCCAAAACTATTCACCACAACGTACCAGGCAAAAGGAGCGCGACACGCGAACGCCACAGTGTACCGCCGGCAAGCAACAGGTCCGGATCAACGGTGCGATCTGATCCCGAGATCCCGAGCCGCCCGAGACTCCGAGACACGGCGTGCGGTCGCCTTCGCGCAAAACGAAGATATGGATTAATGGTGGCTCATATTTCAGTGGTTTATCATCGGACGGGTGACAAAGTCCGGACGCGGCTCCGACTCGGATCAGATGacgcgccgtggccgccgtgaGACGTGCCGCTGACATTGAAGCGGCGTGTGCTGCTGTGCGGGGTGTAGTGTTAATGAGCTTCACCGACAACTACAGCGCCTGGGATTGACCAAACTCATTTTCGTCTGACTAAAGAGTGTGTGGCTCGGGCAAACTGTTTGGTGATTTAAACGAAGGAATGGCACTAAACGGGGCCATGTAATCGGTGGATCAGAGCACGGCCCGAGCGATCCAGTACACGGTGAGGCAGGCAACCGAGTGAATGTCCTGCGCTCCTGAGTGTCCGGAGCGAGTGAAACGGTTGAAAGTTTAAGGCAAGTGACTGTTCGTGCGATCGTGCGCTGtccaccgaaacggaagcaatgGGTGACGCGTTCGACGACCAGGACAACCCGTTCGTGGtgccaccgacggtggtggagCGCCGGCAGCATGGTCGCTGCTGGAAACGGCTGCTCCACCTCGGGGACACGCTCATGTCGCTGTGTATCATCTCCCCGCTGGTGGTGAGCCATTGGCGCGGTACCTGGGGCTACATGGACCTCCACGAGCGCCACTTCCCGGGCTGGCTGTGTTTCCTGCTCGGCGCCACGCTGCACACCACGTTCGCACTGCTCCGGGAACC encodes the following:
- the LOC131211155 gene encoding START domain-containing protein 10-like, which gives rise to MARIADDSDFEALKRLVDNHDGWTLELSKSDTQVYTRPVAGCNFNMVKIHTEFSDVTADVVFDVLHDPDYRKVWDSHMLASEEIGILNVNNDVGYYAMSCPPPLKPRDFVLQRSWLDTGPQGEQMLLSRSVPHKNYPPKKGYVRAMSYITGFVLRMKENSKTGCTLKYVAHCDPQGTLPPWLVNKVTHTLGPRMVKDLKKAALGYTGWKQSQPHLRKPWRYPEEIRCPRISIDDCLEKVPEPSAIALSSGHSTPSHQQQPIPSQQQSQPQTPTQRKLPQQLKAQTNGRVLPIMHKKAQSTPASPVVEDAKFLKRDELLKLRLAEQLGKDEKKKPKPDGNKEPVKSSKELEKEAKAAAKESKKATKAAAKEAEALAKKDRKEKGLTKRRSLLNLKF